In the genome of Arabidopsis thaliana chromosome 4, partial sequence, the window AAAGATCATGGATCGTTATCATCCAACCTTTACGTTCTCTCGCTTGTTTCTTTTCCCACTGGTCACCTGATAATGTTCTTGTAATCCATCCTCTACTACTATATGTAAATCCTGATGGTAGAGACctaacacacacaaaaacagaacaattaCACACTAAAAAATTTCAACACCTATTGCAACATTGTAACCAAGTTCTATTAGAAATTTACCGAGATCTTCCGTTACGATCGGAGCTGAATTTGCAGCTGAAGACAGGTTGTTTGAGATTATCTTGAATCTGGTAAACCACAGGACTACATTCCGGTTCACCTCCAAATTGAAACACAAACCGAGGATCCGGTTCAGCACAAACCAATAGATGTAATCTAGCCGACGGTTTATCTCCATCTCCACCGAGTTTCTTCCATCCGTTATGAAACGCGACGGTTCTAGACAACGCCGCCGCGAGATCCACCGCTACTTCGACTTTACCTAGAAGTTTCCCTGAAGCGACGCCGCAAGTGTGACCAGTACGACCGGCGTAAACAGAGACACGGAGTGAGATCTTCTTACCGGAAATTCGTCGGATCGCGTCGGCGTCGAGGTGAAATCCCGGAGCTGAAGTGGAAGATTCCGGTGGAGATGAAGCGtcggagaaggaagagagagggagaagTGCTTTCTGTGAAGGGAAATGTTTGATCCGGAGTTTGCAGTAACACGGCGTAGAAGAAGGATGTACTTCGCCGCCGATTTGCTTGTTCGTCGCTGTCTCCGGTAGTCTCAAAGCTAGTGAATCTATTGTTAGCCGTACAAATGGACATGGATCCATCACAAAAACCTTCgagtgtttcttcttcttcttcttcggaatttgaaatttgaactTTGAGAGATTCGAATTAGAGAgaatttgaagatgaagaaggaatcaGTTGAATATTTGTCATGAGAGGCAGAGGTCGTTGTTCGTCGTCTTCTTGATGGTTCTCGTTTTTGTAGCAACATGAGAGTCAGTGGGGCCCAGGGGTTCTATGACaattaagtttgtttttattttgagattataatttttgattggtggtattgttttattttatttttaatcgcGGGAAATTCGGCGGCACAATAAAACAATTcatcatttttcattatttggtcttttttttaattaaaggttttgtttaatttttctagGTGAAGCACAAATgtatcatgattcatgaatcTTGCATACTTTgattataaacaaaactttttttttaatgtattatattatattatttttagacctttcttttgaatttaataagaaaaacctttcttaaaattttagttaatcATTGTTATTGAGACAATCCAGATATTACGtgttaaatttgtattaaaaaaaaaatgttaggatactaaaagtctttttttataataattaaatgatattaattaCGAAAGATTATATACTAAATGATATGTAACCGCAAGAAAAAACTCCACCTTTTCACACCttattaattgaaaatattaacaaaaccatacaaaaatggatttggtttatttgggaaaaatgaaattgatgGGAAATAGATTAAATGAAATTGATGGAAGAAacgaaacagagaaagagataagtttGCATGGACCCAAATTCCAGCTGTGTTGAGTTGTTCGTTGGTGGCGTTACGGTAATTTTGGGCTAAGTATTGGGCCACTAATTATCATATATTAGTCCGTCACCGTAACGCCGTCAGGATCGTCGGCGGGAGAGAAGGAGGAGCGACGTGGCATTTCGCTGGCtgtttttttgtcgttttccGTCCGATTTGTTCGGCGCTCTAGATCTTCTGTTTGTTGACGGCGCTCGTAGACTGGTAGTTGGTAGTGGCGTTTGActgttatatttataaatggtGAATTAGTGTATAATTGTGAATTAAATAATTACTCGAATCAATTAACTCTTTCgctaatttattttaatgattCACAAGACAACACTAATCATATTTAGAAACTTTCTTCATGTTCAACAATAGATAGTCAGACTAGTTTTCAATCTTTGAGTCTCTCTGGTCCGAAAGAATTATAGACATAGGTCCAAAACTATAGTACTAGGCGCAAAACTTTttggaaaactaaaataacaCAAAGGAGCACACGTTCAGCATGAACATGATGTTAGAGAGACCGACCATGAAATGTGTTGGCTTACTcccaaagcaaaagaaaaactttagattgaaactaattaatgaaaatttgtgTTTAGATGGTTAAATATACAGACTAACCAAGAATAAACTCCAATCCCGTGTAATTGTTAAAACAATATGATGTAAGTATATAGTATCACAATAATAATTGCAATTATATATAGGCATGCAAGACTCATTCATACCATATGATTGATTCTTGTACAATACAATAGCTCACtggaaaaccaaaagagaaaacgtTTTAACTGAAATCAGTGCTAAAACAGCAAGTTCACGTACATATCCACATAGttgacttttatttttataatagaaaccttttcactttcttttggtttaaggATAAACGAACTTGTATATGAAGCTTCTTTTAATGAGGTGAAGGAATTTATTAgcggaggaaaaaaaaatcattactaCTTAATActtatcaaccaaaaaaagagagaacaagTCGATATTTGTGTTTAACTGTAATTATATGTCTTGTCTACGATGTTGGTCATGGTCGAAATGAATTGTTACCAAACATGAACACTATATATCTCATATTTGACATTGCGTAATTCATTTGACGACCCTAGAGTTTATGATTACTCTAGGTAATTTCAATAAACTTATGGTATTTCGATAGTTAATATATTATGTTGTTCGATAATGGGTCCTCCCATTAAAGAGGAGACTTGGTTATTAAAAATTAGTGATTTGGTTCTTTCCGTATTACGGCCACATGCATGTAATATGCTACGAAATCCTTTATACATTAATTGacgacaaaaattataaagaaaaatagacaTATAAGCTCGAGTAAATTTATGGTAATTCGCATTTCATATagaattttacattttattccGCTGTTTGGTTAGAGTAATTAGGACTTATGTACCAATTTAGAAGGTCTATATGTTACGTTCCATACTAATATTGTAGGTGATAAAATGCACTTACCTCTCTTGATGTTCATAAGTTATAGGACAATAAAAGCCTTTTggtaaagaaaagagagagagatactaTTATTGAATGGATTATTGCAAAACTTTAGTACCCTAATTGATTTAAGGAACGTACTATTTGCTTCACTGAAAATGATTCATTGCCATCCATAATATTCTTTTGATATCTTCTGCTCTAACTTGGATATATGTTagccaaaaacaataaaaacatctCGATCACGTGCAAAGATCTTGAAATAGATAtgtctctctattttttaatGTCTATGAAAGGACGTAACAAGTTTCTCTTCTATTTCGCATTTGGTAATACATTAATGTTTTAAGAAGACATTTGCCCAAGTtgctaattttttctttttttcctgatGAATATTCAATGCATCTATggctttgacaaaaaaagagataaaaaatgaaggaaacaaaataaccAATGCATGTAAGTAATAATACTCTTCTCgcaaatgaaaacaaaacctcGAACAATCAATTTACTAGCTATGCGCTAGGGCCAAGCTACTATACTAGGCACTAGGTCCGATTTATTCAGAATCAGTTTTGATATGGATATTGGTCGGATTCGTTCAACCCACTGATTccaatttggttttgaaaaacaatgttCGGCCATTTGCATCCAGAGTTATTTAAATCACGAAAAATATAGTTTGCTATTTATCATATACATACGGAATTTGCATGTTAACACTATTGATCAACTAGATTTTTctaatgttatattttttttggtggggAAGTATTGAACTTACCTTACCACTCTTTTTCGATTCAAATACTAAGAATCACATTTATCAGTTGTGAGTTTAGCTAAATATGTGGGTGGTTTTAAATTTGTGAGTATTAAATTTGTCATTTCTATCACAAAACAATGggagaaaaaaacgaaaaactaGTTTCCCGACATTAAACATGCGAATTACTGAAACATGGATAGGTCCACCATTTTTGCCATTTGACAAGCTCGGTCTCTTGTTTTCCTTGTTCATAaatgattttagtttgtttgcttttttaaACGCATCTTTctatcacttttttcttttggttgcaAATATGTCGTTTTCTCTCCTCCCTCCTTTTCCGGGATTTAACTTATCACAATGTAATGAAATTTGCATGTTCCTCTCTCGCCATTGGCAAGTTCCATTGCGATGTCTCTATCGATAGGTCAAACAATccaaaagaaccaaaaccttttttcttttcttttccactCACATTTAATCTAGGGACCCTTTAATCTTATTCATTTTCTCAACGATAATGTAAAAAAGTATAGTTAGTAAACTGTTAACTGTGTAGATTATACATGTTTTTTAATCAATCATATAATTAGAAGGGGTATTTAGCCGTCCAAAAGCTGTTTTCGCGTGACTATGCATGAAACCCACTTACGTAGCCTCCAACGTAACGACCAATAAAAAGCTCTAACTTAGGAACATTACAACGAACTAATATTTAATAAGTTATATAAGGTCATGAAATGAAATCTTATAACGTATCTAACAACTCACATGATCTATACCATGTCacattttttatcaaacatatGTTAACCACCTAAGCACTAACACTACTCTTTGATCAAACTTATATTTCGCATATACTCCAAAAGAAACCAAGTGGCATATTGGCATATCTCGTAATGTGGTGCCAAAAATGCTTATCAACTTAATTATAGTTCAGATATTGTCTCCGTATCGTATCTTAATATTTGTATTCAACAATAGGTATTATGTTGTATTAGCTAGGTGTGATTTGTAACGAGAAGAGATATCTCGTTCTATTGTgaggtaaaaataaaataaagcagTACAAGAACATAACGGTATAAACGGTTTTTACTGTTAAAAAACTTGTAATTGTTTATGTACCAACCCTATTGATTGtgtttaagaaattatttttaaatcttgagattcttattcaaatataaacaTTGAAGATCGATATTGCTCAATATCACAATAATCTTTCTAAGTTATGAAAAGAACGTCTACTACTATTTGTTTAAAACTACATAGGACAACATCAAATCAGTTTTGAAATTCAttgtaaaattcttttaatactaaaattgTTTACAGTTAATGAGaaattacaatattatttttagcagattataattagaaaatacattattattattgatcaATTTACCTTGCAGTTCCAcgcaaaaccaacaaaataacaaataacaaagCATTGTGTGGAATGACGTAAGGATGAGTCAGCAGACAAGGAGTGAGATCGAATCGGGTCAAGATTATCTGGTTGGGACCCGTCACATGCACATGGACCCTCTCCCGTACCTAATCCAGGTTAAATAatcttgattttctgtttaattaccttaaaaacacattattattgaaactaataataaatctCGGATCTTTGGTTCCGACCATACTTGCGAAAGATCATTGCTTTAATGCTAATGTTTCTCTAATTTTGATATTCCTTGAGATTAGATTCCCTTTGCATTgtcttttcttgttaatttgttAGGGTTCATAttcttacattattttttttggcaaagaaaaaaacatttataaacatatctaATTCGAGCCTGATCTATTAATGGGTCAAATAAAAGCCTCTTTGGCCCAATTCAATAAACTGGCCAACTGGGGATCATCATAGAGACAGACTACTAGAGAGTAGAGACGCatcagaaagaagagaaattgatCCCACAAGTTTAAACACGATTACAAATTAAAACGTGCCACGTATTCAAGACGGTGAATTAACACGACGTGGCAAGGTATGATTGGATAACTTACGCAGCTGCCTAACAAAAACaagtgatttgagttttcagatgattagaaggaaaaaaaattctggAACTTTCGAGCTTCTGTTTTGCGGTGCTCTCAAAGCTTATATCGGATCTCGAATCTTGAATCGGACTCAG includes:
- a CDS encoding DUF1005 family protein (DUF1005) is translated as MDPCPFVRLTIDSLALRLPETATNKQIGGEVHPSSTPCYCKLRIKHFPSQKALLPLSSFSDASSPPESSTSAPGFHLDADAIRRISGKKISLRVSVYAGRTGHTCGVASGKLLGKVEVAVDLAAALSRTVAFHNGWKKLGGDGDKPSARLHLLVCAEPDPRFVFQFGGEPECSPVVYQIQDNLKQPVFSCKFSSDRNGRSRSLPSGFTYSSRGWITRTLSGDQWEKKQARERKGWMITIHDLSGSPVAAASMITPFVASPGSDRVSRSNPGAWLILRPHGTCVSSWKPWGRLEAWRERGAIDGLGYKFELVRDNSTSTGIPIAEGKSYIIS
- a CDS encoding DUF1005 family protein (DUF1005) (Protein of unknown function (DUF1005); FUNCTIONS IN: molecular_function unknown; INVOLVED IN: biological_process unknown; LOCATED IN: plant-type cell wall; EXPRESSED IN: stem; CONTAINS InterPro DOMAIN/s: Protein of unknown function DUF1005 (InterPro:IPR010410); BEST Arabidopsis thaliana protein match is: Protein of unknown function (DUF1005) (TAIR:AT1G10020.1); Has 138 Blast hits to 138 proteins in 14 species: Archae - 0; Bacteria - 0; Metazoa - 0; Fungi - 0; Plants - 137; Viruses - 0; Other Eukaryotes - 1 (source: NCBI BLink).); the encoded protein is MDPCPFVRLTIDSLALRLPETATNKQIGGEVHPSSTPCYCKLRIKHFPSQKALLPLSSFSDASSPPESSTSAPGFHLDADAIRRISGKKISLRVSVYAGRTGHTCGVASGKLLGKVEVAVDLAAALSRTVAFHNGWKKLGGDGDKPSARLHLLVCAEPDPRFVFQFGGEPECSPVVYQIQDNLKQPVFSCKFSSDRNGRSRSLPSGFTYSSRGWITRTLSGDQWEKKQARERKGWMITIHDLSGSPVAAASMITPFVASPGSDRVSRSNPGAWLILRPHGTCVSSWKPWGRLEAWRERGAIDGLGYKFELVRDNSTSTGIPIAEGTMSTKQGGKFSIDRRVSGQGESPAISSPVKGFVMGSSVEGEGKVSKPVVHVGAQHVTCMADAALFVALSAAVDLSVDACQLFSRKLRKELCHDDQSSLT